One region of Eupeodes corollae chromosome 1, idEupCoro1.1, whole genome shotgun sequence genomic DNA includes:
- the LOC129939669 gene encoding uncharacterized protein LOC129939669, translated as MKIMSARYFYRDDSLPSSDSDSDYQEVQYSSSSVDRSSIGSIPWADDAIKQNQLDWEKVERMFCGEQDLSEAQPELKNEILEWHKKFPNILRSKRPPMGIDKFSSLSFTSDDYKDYDDDDDEDDEPDDGTVTPTNEGPSSLYQPKHSAKSLEPLPTKQIIAHEKLINMLANDLKISSIPMAVRRLGNVAPLDLKLSGRRAQINRKETNAPHPVPKFTRQFDSSSGSNPEQSLSRNGSSSATMARMPPILKVMEAKHNFREAYTKHKSFVQLTATPNQAQSAAVTTRRRRWFPQGAAALALNSQINKNSIILPAINLQRIHEVAPMVGGRSISAAFNNRQMSWTYLPYSAAKFKIPK; from the coding sequence atgaaaataatgtcTGCACGATATTTCTACCGCGATGATAGTTTGCCCTCATCCGACTCTGACTCGGACTATCAGGAAGTGCAATATTCGTCGAGTAGTGTCGATAGAAGTAGTATCGGATCAATTCCATGGGCAGACGATGCCATCAAACAAAACCAATTGGATTGGGAAAAGGTCGAGAGGATGTTCTGTGGCGAACAAGACCTCTCCGAAGCCCAGCCCGAGCTGAAGAATGAAATTCTCGAATGGCACAAAAAGTTCCCCAATATATTGCGCTCGAAGAGACCTCCCATGGGAATTGATAAGTTTTCAAGTTTGAGCTTCACATCCGATGATTACAAAGActatgacgacgatgatgatgaagatgatgaaccAGACGATGGCACGGTCACCCCCACGAATGAGGGTCCAAGTTCCTTATACCAACCAAAGCATTCAGCAAAGTCTCTGGAACCACTGCCTACCAAGCAAATAATTGCACACGAGAAGCTCATCAACATGCTTGCGAATGACCTAAAAATAAGCTCTATCCCAATGGCTGTGAGGCGCTTGGGAAACGTTGCCCCGCTTGACCTCAAACTGAGCGGTCGAAGAGCGCAAATCAACCGCAAAGAAACCAATGCACCCCATCCTGTTCCTAAATTCACACGCCAATTCGACAGCAGTTCAGGAAGCAATCCTGAGCAGAGTCTTTCGAGAAATGGATCAAGTTCAGCTACCATGGCCAGAATGCCACCCATTCTGAAAGTCATGGAAGCAAAACACAACTTTCGAGAAGCCTATACCAAGCACAAAAGTTTTGTCCAACTAACTGCCACGCCGAATCAAGCTCAATCGGCAGCTGTCACTACAAGGCGCAGACGATGGTTCCCCCAAGGAGCAGCAGCACTTGCCCTTAATAGCCAAATCAATAAGAATAGTATCATTTTGCCAGCGATAAATTTGCAGAGGATTCATGAAGTGGCTCCTATGGTGGGTGGTCGTTCGATTTCAGCTGCGTTTAATAATCGACAAATGAGCTGGACTTATTTGCCTTATAGCGctgctaaatttaaaattcctaaatag